CCAGCCGGGCCAGCGCCCGGTCGAGCAGCGGCACGTTGCCCACCGGGCAGAGCGCCTTGGGCACCCGTTCGGTGAGCGGACGCAGTCGGGTGCCCTCGCCAGCGGCGAGCACCACCGCGCAGACCTCCGTGCGTCGGTCGCCCGCCCGCCCGCCGGTCGCCGGCACACCCGCCGCCCCGGTCACGGCGTGGTGTCGGGCACCGGTGGCGGAAACTGCCCGGCCAGCGGCCCGATGTCGTAGTAGGCGAGCAGCCGTGCGGTCGGCCAGGTCAGCTTCGGCAGGTCGTCCAGGGGGTGCCAGGCGGCCTCGAAGACCTCCGCGCCGTCGACCGCCAGCTCGGTCTCGGCGGCCGGCACCTCCGCCTCGAAGACCATGTCCACCCAACCCTTGGCGTGCACGACCGCGTTCGGCACCGCGGGCCGCAGCCGGGACGGGGGGAGCCGGATGCCGGACTCCTCGAACAGCTCGCGAGCCGCGCCCACCACCGGGGCCTCGCCCCGATCCAGCAGGCCGGCCGGGAGCGACCAACCCTTGCCGGGCGGCTGGCGCAGCAGCAGCAACCTGCCCGCACCCGTCGCCTCGGCGTCGCGGACCAGGGTGACCGCGCCGACGATGTACTTGGGCACGGCCAACCGGACCAGGCGACGGCGCACCGGCAACGGCAGCCGGTAGAAGGCCTGGTAGAAAATGGCCCGACCGGTGGCGCGGGAGCGGGGGATCATGACCCCAGGCTAGTGGTCACGAAAGTCCTTCGGACGTGCTGGGGCCCGGACGGTCACTGTCGATGGTCGACCAGGTCGATCAGCTGACGTACCACCGTGTCCGGTTCGATCACGCGGTCGAAGACGGCGACCAGCAGGGTCTCCAGGTCGGGATAGCCCAGCTCCTCGGAGAGCCGCAGCAGGGGCAGGTCACTGGCGAGGCCGCGGTTGTGCTGGCGCAGGGCGAGCCCGATGGTGGCCCGGCCGAGGCGGACCTTGTCGCTGATCGTGATGCCCGGCTCGGTGTGCTCGGCGAACCACCGGTTGATCTGCATCTGCGCGTGCGGCGACTTGACGAAGTCGAGCCACTCCCGGCGGGGGCCGCGCGGCGCTTCACCGGCCTCGAAGCCGTTGTCCCCGTCGTTCTCGGTGAAGATCTCCACCACGTCGCCCTCGTCCAGCTCCGAGCTCAGCGGCGCCAGCCGGCCGTTGATCCGGGCGGCGAGGCAGTGGTCGCCCCGCTCGCTGCCCAGCTCGTAGGCGAGGTCGACAGGCGTGGCACCGGCCGGCAGCACGACCTGCCGCCCGTCGGAGAACACCTGGATCTGCCCCTCGGCGAGGTCGCAGCGCAGCGACTCGAGGAACTGTGCCGGGTCGGCGGCGTCCGGCTCCCAGTCGAGGACCCGGCGCAGCCAGTCCAGCTGCTCGGCACGCGCTGCCGCGCCGCCGCCCCCCGAACGCGGGAAGCGGAAGTCGGCGGCGATGCCGTACTCGGCCGAGCGGTGCATCTCCTCGGTGCGGATCAGCACCTCGACGGTGCGGTCCTG
Above is a window of Micromonospora coriariae DNA encoding:
- a CDS encoding NUDIX hydrolase, with the translated sequence MIPRSRATGRAIFYQAFYRLPLPVRRRLVRLAVPKYIVGAVTLVRDAEATGAGRLLLLRQPPGKGWSLPAGLLDRGEAPVVGAARELFEESGIRLPPSRLRPAVPNAVVHAKGWVDMVFEAEVPAAETELAVDGAEVFEAAWHPLDDLPKLTWPTARLLAYYDIGPLAGQFPPPVPDTTP